The nucleotide sequence AAAAATTGGATAGTGCAAAAGTTTTGAATAATGGAATTACTGCaataatttagaaaaaagcAATGAATGGGATAGATCTTTTTGCAATAAAGTATCAAAACTTTTAAAAGATTTATCCGCTGAACGGAAAATAAACGTAAAGGTGATTGTCACTACTTTAGACACTGGTTCCATGATCAGGTAAGCAAAAGATATTATGAGGGGAAGAACATAAATAACAGACATGTTTATGGTAAACTTTTTGATTTAGTATCTGATGTTGTTTCTAAGGATTAAAAATTGAAGCCATGTCGTTGTTATTATTCTGACACAAATGAAGGGtggaaagaggaaaaagacTTGCacgattattttaaaaatttcgagtttttaaaaagtaatgcttgtaataaaaacaattgtGAAGAGTATTTGAAATACGTTACCTATGTTAATAGG is from Plasmodium cynomolgi strain B DNA, scaffold: 0598, whole genome shotgun sequence and encodes:
- a CDS encoding hypothetical protein (putative), with product KRYYEGKNINNRHVYGKLFDLVSDPCRCYYSDTNEGWKEEKDLHDYFKNFEFLKSNACNKNNCEEYLKYVTYVNRIYRTYYDKVIGCCDFEPMPSYCESYFTCDEKYDPSALIPILKYAHEKSSRGEDNIVKDVVMEKR